CGTGTTTACCTGGATCGGTATGCCGTCCCTCCCGCACTCGGACAGCACCTCGAGCGTCCTCGAATAGCTCCCCCTGACCCCCCTGAACGAATCGTGGATTTCGCCGGTCGAGCCGTCGAGGCTCACCGCTATTCTCGATATGCCCGCTTCCTTAAGCTTCCGTATGGACTCGTTCGTGAGAAGGGGCGTTACGCTCGGGGACACCGTCGTCCGGAGCCCCTTGGCGACGCTATAGGTGATGAGGTCGTAAATATCTTCTCTCTTGAGGGGGTCTCCGCCCGTGAGGACGAGGAGCGGCGATCCGAAAGACGCTATGTCGTCTATGAGGCCGTATCCCTGAAGCGTAGTGAGCTCCAGCGGGTCCCTGCACGTTCTCGCGTTCGCACGGCAGTGAAGGCACGCGAGATCGCAGGACTGCGTGACTTCCCATATGACTATGAACGGGGAGACGTCGAAGTTCATGGACGGTCTTCCGGTGACGGGGCCGCTTTCCCTCCGGAAACCGGCAGGCCCGGCGGCGTTTCCGGGCCTGCTCCTTGGGCCGGTTTCATGCATCGGCAAGGCTGGCGCACGCTCCTTTTCGAGATCTCCTCCCGTAGCTCTCGGGGACGAACGCGCAGCCGGGCTCGGACTCCATGTAGTCCCCCGTCAAGGCGTAGGCCCTCGCCCTCGAGCCGCCGCAGATGTACTTCCATTTGCACGCGCCGCATTTGCCCTTGAGTTTGCCGTAGTCCCTGATCCCCACGAAAAGCGGGGACTTCCTGTATATATCGACTATGCTTTCATTCCTCACGTTCCCTGCGGAAATAGGCAGGAACCCGCTCGGAAAAACCTCGCCGGTATGCGAGATGAATACGAAGCCGTTTCCCGAGTTGACGCCCTTGGGGGCGAGACCGATGCTTCCTCCCGGCCCGAAATCGCGCGTGAGGCGCTCGGGCAGGTTTACCGCCGCACCGGGCGTCCCGGCCCTTGTTTCCCGCTCCATTACGTAGCGTCTGTAGTGCTGGGCCTCGGTTATCTTCACTATGAAATCGACTTCTTTCGAAAACCTGTAGAGCTTATCGAAAAGCCTCTCGTACTGGTACGCCTTCATCTGCCTGAGCATCTGCCCCCGGCCCATGGGCACGAGGAAGAAGACCTCCCAGAAAACGACCCCGAGGTCCTTTACGAGACAGGCGGTTTCCTCGAAGCGGTCGATGTTGTGCACTCCGAACGTCGTGTTGATCTGGAGCGGGAGCTCGGCCATCCGCGCGTACCATGCGCCCTTTATCGTCAGGTCGAAAGCGCCGGGCGTGCCCCTGAACGTGTCGTGCGTTTCCCTGTCCGGCCCGTCCAGGCTCAATGCCATCTGCGAGAGGCCAGCCTCCTTTAGTCTCATTACGAGCCCGGGCGTCAGGGAGGGCGTGGCTGCGGGGATGGTAGCCATGCGAAGGCCGTTCACCGCCCCGTATCTTATAAGGTCGAATATGTCCTCTCTCTTTACGGGGTCGCCGCCGCTCAGGACCAGGAGGTGGGTGCCCATGGAGCGTATCTTGTCGATAAGGTCGTAGCCCTCCTCCGTCGAAAGCTCGCCGGGGCTCCGCTGCTTGATCGCTTCGGCCCTGCAGTGACGGCACGCCAGATCGCACGCCCGCGTGACTTCCCAAATGGCGACGAACGGCGTCCGGGAAAAATCCAGGTCCCTCAAGTTTCTCATGGACTGAACCTCCTCGACGAATGGATTTCGGTGCAAATCCCATGCCATAAAGACGGCCCGCCGGAGCTCCGGGCGATTATACATATATTTATAGGTGTATGTGCGGTCGGGGACGTGCGGCGTGAGTTTTTGCCTCTCCACGACCGGGCACCGGAAGGCCGGGGACATCTTGTGAATGCGTAAGACTTTCTGACACCTTGCACACTTTCCCGGATGGCTCCCTGCGAAATAAATGACAATAACATGGCATCTTTATTGCACATCTACACCGGATGTATATCGCTTAGAGACGCGTGCTTATTCGATGAATAACGAACCTCTTCGTTACGGAAGGGCTTTACCGAAGATTATAGTGATAGGGGCGGGAATAACCGGACTCAGTGCGGCTCACAGGCTCGCCGAGCTCGGGGCAGAGCACGGCTTTCCGCTG
This sequence is a window from Thermodesulfobacteriota bacterium. Protein-coding genes within it:
- a CDS encoding TIGR04053 family radical SAM/SPASM domain-containing protein, with amino-acid sequence MRNLRDLDFSRTPFVAIWEVTRACDLACRHCRAEAIKQRSPGELSTEEGYDLIDKIRSMGTHLLVLSGGDPVKREDIFDLIRYGAVNGLRMATIPAATPSLTPGLVMRLKEAGLSQMALSLDGPDRETHDTFRGTPGAFDLTIKGAWYARMAELPLQINTTFGVHNIDRFEETACLVKDLGVVFWEVFFLVPMGRGQMLRQMKAYQYERLFDKLYRFSKEVDFIVKITEAQHYRRYVMERETRAGTPGAAVNLPERLTRDFGPGGSIGLAPKGVNSGNGFVFISHTGEVFPSGFLPISAGNVRNESIVDIYRKSPLFVGIRDYGKLKGKCGACKWKYICGGSRARAYALTGDYMESEPGCAFVPESYGRRSRKGACASLADA